A region of the Acidobacteriota bacterium genome:
GGATTTCCGCCCGGCCGGCGGCGGTCCTTGCGGTAGACGAGGGAGATCGGCACGCGCTCGCCATCCGGGGCGGTGGCATGCAGGCGTTCCGTGACGTAGTCGTTCTTGTCGAACCCGCCGAGCACCTCCTCCTGCTTCAGCAGGATCTTGCGCCGCGTCCGCATGTCGTAGTCGAAGACGGAGTTCGGTGTCGTCAGCGAAGTGTAGCCGTACCGCAGCAGGTGCGTATCGAGGTTCGGGTTCTGGTGGAAGTACGCCGTGTAGGCCGGCTCTCCGAAATCGAGCTGGTGCGAAGGTGTTCCCGACAGCGACCGGATCGTCATCTTCAAGAGGCCGCCCTCGCGCTCCCCGGTGACGAGGTGTTCCCGGAACAGCTCGAACCCCTCGAGCAGCGCGTCCGGCCGGTGCGGAACGATCTCTTCCCAGCGCTCCGGGCGCGGGTCGGTCACGGGAGCCCGTACGAGCCGGAAGTTCTCGGCATCGTCGTTCGTTCGGATGTAGAAGTGCTCGTCCAGGTGGTCGACGTGGTATTCGTGCTTCCGCCTCCGGGGCAGGATCACCCGGAAACGTCCGCGGGGGTCGTCCGCCTCGAGGCAGCGGTACTCCGTGCTGAGCGTCTGTGTCGAGGCGATCATGAGGAACCGTCTCGACTTCGTCTTGAAGACGAACACCGAAAAGGTGTCGTCCTCCTCCTCGTAGACCAGCTCGTCGCGGCGGGGATCCTCCCCGAGGACGTGCCGGAAGACGCGGCACCAGCGCAGGGTCTGCGGGTCCTGCCGCGTGTAGAACAGCGTCCGGTTGTCGTTGGCCCAGGAGAAGTTGGCGGCGCACTCGGGGATTTCGTCCTCGAGCATCTCCCCGGTGTCGAGGTCCTTGAACCGGATCGTGTGGATTCTCCGGCCGACGGTGTCGACGGCGAACGCCAGGATGCGGCCGTCTTCGGAGACGGCACGGCGCCCGACGCTGAAATACTCGTGTCCTTCGGCCAGGGCGTTGACGTCGAGGATCACCTGCTCGGGGGCCTCCATCGATGCCTTGCGGCGGCAGAAGATCGGATACGAGAGCCCCTCCTCGTATCGGGTGTAGTAGTGGAAACCGTTGAGGAAGTAGGGAACCGTCATGTCGGTCTGCTTGATGCGGGACTTGATCTCCTCGTAGAGCTGGTCGATCAGCGGCGAGACGTCCCGCATCGCCTCCTCGGCGTAGCGGTTCTCCGCCTCGAGGTAGGCCATCACCTCGGGATCGTCGCGCTCCCGCATCCAATAGAACTCGTCGATGCGGACATGGCCGTGCGCCTCCAGCCGGTGCGGCCTGGAGGGCGCCCTCGGCGGCTCGTTTCGGATCTTCATGGTCGTCGGCCGGCCTCCCGGAAGGGCCGGCAGTATAGAGCGCGCCCCGGGGGCGGCCGCGCCGGTATTGCAATGTGATATCACCACGCTATAATATTCCCGGAGCGCCCGCCGGAGACGCGCCGGGCGCTCCTGGAGGCCGACGACGATGCTGCGAGAGATCGAGCACCGCGCCCCGTCGGGGATCGGGGTCTTCGCCCTTCTGTTCGCCGTGTTGCTCGCGCTCGCCTTCGCGGAGTACGCCCAGGTGCGCGCGCTCGTGCTCGCGGGCGGACCGCCCTCGCAGGCGCGGATCTGGATGCTGATCGTCACCGCGCTGGCCGGCGCCCTCGACGTGCTGCTGATGACCGGTGTCTTTCCCGTGCATCCCAATGAGGGATGCGTGCTGCAGTTCTTCGGAAAGTACGTGGGAACGGCCAAGGAGCCCGGACTCCGGTGGGCCAACCCGTTCTACAGCAAGAAGAGGGTCTCGCTCCGGGTCCGCAACTTCGAAACCTCGCGCCTCAAGGTCAACGACAACCGCGGCAACCCGATCGAGATCGCCGCGGTCGTCGTCTGGCAGGTGGTGGACACGGCCGAGGCCGTCTTCATGGTGGACGACTACGAGAACTACGTCCACGTGCAGAGCGAAGCGGCGCTGCGCAACCTCGCGCAGGCCTACCCCTACGACGTGTTCGAGGAGGGCGAGACGTCGCTGGTCAGCCACACCGCGGAGATCTCCGAGCGCTTGAGGGAGGAGATTCAGGAACGACTGGCGAAGGCCGGCGTCCGCGTCATCGAGGCGCGCATCAGCCATCTCGCCTACGCTCCGGAGATCGCCGGCGCGATGCTCCAGCGGCAGCAAGCCGCGGCCGTGATCGCGGCGCGACGCAAGATCGTCGAAGGGGCGGTCGGCATGGTCGAA
Encoded here:
- a CDS encoding S9 family peptidase gives rise to the protein MKIRNEPPRAPSRPHRLEAHGHVRIDEFYWMRERDDPEVMAYLEAENRYAEEAMRDVSPLIDQLYEEIKSRIKQTDMTVPYFLNGFHYYTRYEEGLSYPIFCRRKASMEAPEQVILDVNALAEGHEYFSVGRRAVSEDGRILAFAVDTVGRRIHTIRFKDLDTGEMLEDEIPECAANFSWANDNRTLFYTRQDPQTLRWCRVFRHVLGEDPRRDELVYEEEDDTFSVFVFKTKSRRFLMIASTQTLSTEYRCLEADDPRGRFRVILPRRRKHEYHVDHLDEHFYIRTNDDAENFRLVRAPVTDPRPERWEEIVPHRPDALLEGFELFREHLVTGEREGGLLKMTIRSLSGTPSHQLDFGEPAYTAYFHQNPNLDTHLLRYGYTSLTTPNSVFDYDMRTRRKILLKQEEVLGGFDKNDYVTERLHATAPDGERVPISLVYRKDRRRPGGNPLLLYGYGAYGISVDPAFRPSRLSLLDRGFAFAIAHVRGGQELGRRWYEEGKLLKKKNTFTDFIACAEHLIARGYADPERLFAQGGSAGGLLIGAVINMRGDLFRGAIAAVPFVDVVTTMLDESIPLTTSEYDEWGDPRDETYYRYMLSYSPYDNVEAKDYPALLVLSGLHDSQVQYWEPTKWVAKLRKLKTDSNTLLLKTKMHAGHTGASGRYERYRDIAFEFAFLLKEAGLAAGGAAPGGGESS
- a CDS encoding SPFH domain-containing protein; translated protein: MLREIEHRAPSGIGVFALLFAVLLALAFAEYAQVRALVLAGGPPSQARIWMLIVTALAGALDVLLMTGVFPVHPNEGCVLQFFGKYVGTAKEPGLRWANPFYSKKRVSLRVRNFETSRLKVNDNRGNPIEIAAVVVWQVVDTAEAVFMVDDYENYVHVQSEAALRNLAQAYPYDVFEEGETSLVSHTAEISERLREEIQERLAKAGVRVIEARISHLAYAPEIAGAMLQRQQAAAVIAARRKIVEGAVGMVENALEMLSRQKVLELDEERKANMVSNLLVVLCADTRPQPVINAGTLY